The following coding sequences lie in one Phalacrocorax aristotelis chromosome 4, bGulAri2.1, whole genome shotgun sequence genomic window:
- the LOC142056835 gene encoding uncharacterized protein LOC142056835, whose amino-acid sequence MAAPGLERHRLALLAAKEDVSNPRAGTNWAVFAYEKHHDLKLLDSGAGGPDELAGKFSATSIMYGLCRIPDPSTGAHRIVLISWVGEKVPESQRETCAGHLPAIRAFFREASVVLSARRAEEVTQEGLSRALAQLAPAAALTRRVPPPDAQELVGTNYRKTNPALEIRRTKRDSFWAQAEREEEQRKEEERRRALEERKRWERERMEEERREAAERELRFREKERMIEEQRKEQARLEAEERRKEKARWEQQQREHEEAMRDRSRRSESIEKAAEAAVLVSQRSQNPRDFFRQRERSGSTSGAPLPPSSPGTRPGAWRPFLRYQRSLTESAFIFRRPDPPPSPEPLQPGMFRAAPPPSPRRPQPPLPTSPTRRWTPPSATLGSPPSPVGTGTPQCATTRTPTSPTGRGTPPCATLGSPPSPVGTGTPQCATTGTPTSPTGRGTPPSATLGSPPSPVGTGTPQCATTGTPTSLMGRGTPPSATSGSPPSPARAGPPHATSPIGTRPLPCATLGSPPSPVGAGVSMLASSIGTAPSPFCATWAPPSLVGSGAGSPPDVPGTGPLPSMSPPRMGCPPGPPGSGSPDSTSGAEPLPLHSSPRMGHPGSPPWHPSLGTEEAVSLPPPSPSGTPQDEDGTPLDTYPLPSPPAWVSPGLPVGPGEGVLSSREGSPLPGLVPAPMPPASTPQCSPSPPNLPQDLALPHVAAQGPQPGPVGQEPARADLGHNGIGGHKQGGWLAPWTRTTPQGRGDEPATAPSCHSPCTKPSQASPCCWPVTPLTRSCPRGTSPTAEDEDLSPHTV is encoded by the exons GGCTGTCTTTGCCTACGAGAAGCACCATGACCTTAAGCTCCTGGACTCCGGAG CCGGGGGTCCGGATGAGCTGGCCGGGAAATTCTCTGCCACCAGCATCATGTACGGGCTGTGCCGCATCCCAGACCCCAGCACCGGGGCTCACCGCATCGTCCTCATCAGCTGG GTCGGGGAGAAGGTACCGGAGTCCCAGCGTGAGACGTGTGCCGGGCATCTGCCCGCCATCAGAGCCTTCTTTAGG GAGGCCAGCGTGGTGCTGAGTGCCCGCCGCGCCGAGGAGGTGACGCAGGAGGGGCTGAGCCGGGCGCTGGCACAGCTCGCCCCCGCTGCCGCCCTCACCAGGAGGGTGCCCCCCCCGGATGCCCAGGAGCTGGTG GGCACCAACTACCGCAAGACCAACCCAGCACTGGAGATCCGCCGGACCAAGCGGGACTCCTTCTGGGCCCAGGCTGAG CGCGAGGAGGAGCAGCGCAAGGAGGaggagcggcggcgggcgctGGAGGAGCGCAAGCGCTGGGAGCGGGAGCggatggaggaggagaggcGGGAGGCGGCCGAGCGCGAGCTCCGCTTCAGGGAGAAGGAGCGGATGATCGAGGAGCAGCG GAAGGAGCAGGCACggctggaggcagaggagcGGAGGAAGGAGAAGGCGCGATGG gagcagcagcagcgggagcaCGAGGAGGCCATGCGGGACCGCAGCCGCCGCAGCGAGTCCATTGAGAAGGCGGCC GAGGCAGCTGTCCTGGTGTCCCAGCGCTCGCAGAACCCGCGGGATTTCTTCCGGCAGCGGGAGCGCTCGGGGTCCACCTCTGGTGCCCCACtgcccccctccagccccggcACCAGGCCTG GTGCCTGGCGGCCATTCCTGCGGTACCAGCGCAGCCTGACGGAGTCAGCCTTCATCTTCCGCCGGCCGGACCCTCCGCCTTCGCCCGAACCCCTCCAACCTGGGATGTTCAGGGCTGcacccccacccagcccccgccgaccccagcctcccctccccaccagccccacgaGGAGGTGGACCCCTCCCTCTGCCACTCTGGggagcccccccagccctgtgggcACAGGGACCCCTCAGTGTGCCaccaccaggacccccaccagccccacagggaggGGGACCCCTCCCTGTGCCACTCTGGggagcccccccagccctgtgggcACAGGGACCCCTCAGTGTGCCACAACTGGGACTCCCACCAGCCCTACAGGGAGGGGGACCCCTCCCTCTGCCACCCTGgggagcccccccagccccgtgggGACAGGGACCCCTCAGTGTGCCACCACTGGGACCCCCACCAGCCTCATGGGGAGGGGGACTCCTCCCTCTGCCACCTCAGggagcccccccagcccagccagggccGGGCCCCCCCATGCCACCAGCCCCATAGGGACAAGGCCCCTTCCCTGTGCCACCCTGGggagcccccccagccctgtggggGCAGGGGTCTCCATGCTGGCCAGCTCCATAGGGACAGCCCCCTCCCCTTTCTGTGCCACCTGGGCCCCCCCCAGCCTGGTGGGGTCAGGGGCAGGGTCCCCCCCTGATGTGCCTGGGACAGGGCCCCTGCCCTCCATGAGCCCCCCCAGGATGGGGTGCCCCCCTGGCCCCCCTGGGTCAGGGTCCCCTGACAGCACTTCTGGGGCAGAGCCCCTGCCCCTCCACAGCAGTCCCAGGATGGGGCACCCCGGCAGCCCCCCCTGGCACCCCTCATTGGGCACCGAGGAGGCTGTGAGCctgccaccccccagcccctctggcaCCCCCCAGGATGAGGACGGGACACCCCTGGACACctaccccctccccagccctccagcaTGGGTGTCTCCGGGGCTGCCGGTGGGGCCGGGTGAGGGGGTCCTGAGCTCTCGGGAGGGGTCCCCCCTGCCTGGGCTGGTGCCTGCCCCAATGCCCCCAGCCAGTACCCCCcagtgcagccccagcccccccaaccTGCCACAGGATCTGGCCCTTCCCCACGTGGCAGCCCAGGGACCCCAGCCAG GGCCTGTGGGGCAGGAGCCGGCCCGGGCTGACTTGGGGCACAACGGCATCGGGGGCCACAAGCAGGGGGGCTGGCTGGCCCCCTGGACCAGGACCACCCCCCAGGGGAG GGGGGATGAGCCAGCGACAGCACCTTCCTGCCACAGCCCCTGCACAAAGCCAAGCCAG GCTTCGCCCTGCTGCTGGCCCGTGACGCCCCTCACCCGCAGCTGCCCCAGGGGCACCAGCCCCACTGCCGAGGATGAGGACCTCTCCCCCCACACCGTGTAG